Part of the Mytilus edulis chromosome 9, xbMytEdul2.2, whole genome shotgun sequence genome, TTGTGTAACAAAATTGTGCCATTAGAGGGTGTCTCCTCAAAAAAATGGGTGTTCATTTTGGATTTTTTAGTGTGAATCATCGCACAGATAAATAGAGAATTATTTTATCGACAAGATCCTTTtaagttaaattacaaaaatgaatgCCAAACATTCGGAGAACATATTGTTCCATCATTTTATTCTCTATAATTTGGTTAGGAATATTTCATGACCAGGTCTTTGGTTTCCCGTTTAGTGAAATTCAAATCCCTAGCTTCTTTTAAATCCGGAAAAGTCCTACTTCAAATAAAAAAGACTGGTGCCTTTAAAATTTCAAGCTAGTTACAGATGGTGCATGCATGGCTAAAAAATATGTCATGAACCTGTATGTTTAAATACGGATCTGTAAAGGGTCTATATGGAATTCAATTAAGCTGATGCTAATATAGATGAATAGTCCCTGAGTGAGCAATACAGTCTCCTAGAAATCATATTAGATATAGAAATACAGAACCCGTTACAAATATTTAAAGGTTAAAATtcgttaattttcatttaaatgattaATACTTATTTGTTATACACGAGTATGAATAAGCCAAATATAGTATTATGAATTAGGCCATTCATTTTCTCGATTAAATTGTTTTCCTATTTACATTTCAGGGCCTTCTGTAGGCGATTAGTTGtactgtttttttctcattgttgaaggccgtacggttgcctgcaaaattgctaacatccacttcatttaaacgttCTTTGATTGTTGTCTCATCATGTTCATTGGCAGTTAAACCAAAtccccttatttttatattataattataagtatgaaatatttgtcgCTGAACTAAATGACACGCAATTAATTAATCGTAAATTCAGTTTTCAAATAGCtttagttaaaatttaaaattaaatatttcgtcTATCAATTATGTGAAGCCGACTGAAAGTGTCCGTCAATAATgcaccatatatatataatgtttaataGTGACACGATTTCAGtcctaaaataaatgtttataaatatttctccTACGGGATTCAGACAAATAAAAGTCTTAAGTTTACGAAACGTatgtttgtaaaaaaatgaataaacccTTTCCGCCTTCATAGCAGGAACTAAGCTAGCAATAATAAAGAACACTTTAAACATCAAAAGGAGTAATTCCAATGGGCGAAAActaataaatatgaaatttagtTTACCAAATTAAAGTCAACTTGCAAGTATTTGTCGCTTATCAATCAAACACCATTTGGATAAAAGGAACTCAATTTAGATAGGAAAATGTGAACATTGACAGTGTGTGTTTTATCGATCATTTAAGGTGACTTTTGTTTAGTTCCATGCTGAAAATTagtgtttttctaaattttcataaCTCCAAATCTTAACATTCTTTTCAGTGTTAATAATCGAGTTTTCTTGTGCCATTATTCTGTCATGAGTGGACGGGCCGATTTCCTATTTGAGGATAAAGACATAAACATTAATATTCGAACATACGTAATGTGCGAAACTTTATAGGTCATTTTTCAACACACCGTTTATCGAATATGTCGGAAATGCGTCAATAAAGTGTTTTTAATTATGTAAGTCTAATAAGTAACGATGCAAAAAAAAAGGGTGACCCGGTTTTATTCAATTATCTTGTGTTTCCAGCTCTTATGCAATCACTAAATTTCAGCACCAGTGTCATGTGCTTGCAAagatctgaaaatataaaaactaacGTTGCCGTTTGCCGCTGgttaacgtgttttttttttctgagaaagAAAATTCAATTGACTTTTGCCATAATTATAACGTCATAATGACGTCATGGATATGACGTCATTGCTTCAAAATACACTAAGATGACCGATGGTCAACAATGTTATAAAGGTTTAATTATTTGCTGAAGTGAAGATTGcaaaattttgatttatagtaTATACTATTGTTGAAACGACATATATGTCGCCTTGGCATCAAACCCCCAAACGACTTATATGTCGCTTTGGCATCAACACTAGAACGACATATGTGTCGCTTTGGCATTAAGAGGGTTAAAAGAGATAAACCGAGAAGTCAAAATTTTGTACATTTActccaaaaaaaaatacatttctatcCTTTGGATAGGCACACCTgctttttttcaacaaataaacacaagtggatttttataaaaacattaattaGGAGAATCCCCAATATATTCACTAATATAAGTACCGCATTTCTTACAGAGAAACGGCGAATTGATGATGGACCCAGATTTGAAAGACATAATTTATCTTCGAGGATAAAAGTTATCTACCTTTGTGTAAATAGATGTCAGCACTGTCCTGTGTATTAGTTGTGATTATTAGTCAAAATAAtttcttcattttgttataacatTATATGAAAATGTCTTGGGGTGGTCCACCCCAACAACAATACGTAAGATACTTATAAATTCCCTAACCGATGTTCACGATCACTGTCATTTTTGTAGAAGCTGGAAACAAAGTATTTGGCATTATTTTCCtagtataaaagtataaaaacgTACTGTAAAGTAGGGTTTTCTCTTTCGCAATACCTTTAATTCAAAAAGTTTTGAAACAATTTCAGACTGAAATTGTAAATTTTCTGGTTTtttaaatacaccttatcgctaatcccggctgacccggccgctttaACTTTTGACGTAAACAACAATCACTTtcccattgtggcgtcagatattttgttttgtgacgtcaaaattttacgggaacctgtgtgatatccagtaatggcggacaaatagcgataaggtgtattgtagtCTGTAAATTAAGATCAGGATTTTTGAGATGGTaggaccaaggatttgtatactatacaaatccttggtaggACTTATCACTATTTGTCTGTCAAAACTTgacatcacaaaggttcctgtaaaattttgacgtcattgATTGTACAAAAAATCTGATGACACAAAATAGTTTAGAGAACTGATTGTTGTATTATGTCAATAGTTAATATTGGCACAGATTCTGGTCACAACCtaggactattatactaatactACTAATGGGACTGGAAACTGATCGATCTATTAAGATTTCAATGCCCTGATAGCGGGATTATTGATTATTTGTTTTGATTGACAGCTTATCATGTCGTGTTACGGTGTAGTAAATTAGCATTTGGTACATGTAAACAAAACAGCCGATAGAAAACTGTTAAAATTGGGGgatttgaaataaagaataattattaaattaattagtttatATGCAAAAAAATCGATATTGATTacgaaaaaatattaataaattgtcAATATATAAGTGTTGAAAATAAACCAGAAATAGTCGAAAATTAAAGTGGCAGACAATTTACTTGACCGCTAAGAAAACAATGTGTCAAAGGTTAACAGATCATATATAATCCTGATAAAAACAATTAGTATGCAATAAAAACAATGTTGACAATTTAAGTTCCTAATTAATTCATGTAACAAAAGCTATCCGGGTCTCATGAAAACATAGCCACATTGTTTTGAACTTCGTGTTTacaccaaaatttcaaaatgacggTGCACGGTTGTGCCTTCTTTTGTAGTTCTAATATGTGGAACCCAgtgtatatattttcataaagtcaTATGCTAATGCCACCTGAAGACCATTACTAAGCAAAATCAACCCtgattacaataaaatattgCACACATAAAAAGGAGTAGGCAATTCTATAGGAACAGTAAAATTTATTTGAGCCGAGCATGTGGGTTCCGGTTGTAATAAAAAAGTGATTTTCCCCCCACTTTTCACTTAAAAAAGTGAATATAAAAATAGGCAAATGTAAACTATCACCTTTAAATAGGATTTTACAACAAACCAAACTTGTCAATCAAAAGTTATAAGACATTTCACGAATCATATACTTTTTTCCACGTCATCCCCACCCTATTTTCATCCtgaaaatttcaatgtttatatgttattttttacACTTAAGGCGGGATTTGGTGATAAATAACAATTGTCAAAGATTGGGATATCTTTTATCATTAAAAGTAATCATGTTTATCTTAAGGATTATCATTTctaataactataaaataaaaaaaacaaattaccgAAATTATAAGGCACGATGTCACTGTAAAAACAATATGGCATATCGATTAAAAAGCAGGTAAAGTCTCGTTCTAACGGCCGTGATGTAGATGTTATTACACTGATTGGTGTAACGGTTTCCAGTCCCGTTAGTATAATGGTCCCAGTCACAACCAGTGCAGATTttcaccttatcactatttgtttGCCATTAATGAACATCACTAAGGCTCCCTGCAAAATTTTGAAGTTAAGATAATAAATATCTGACACAATAATGGAGAAGTGATTGTTGTATTACTTTAAAAGTTCAACCGGCACAGATTCTTGGGTCAAGCGTAAATTTGATCAGGTGTACAAAGAGACCTAATCCTTATTTGGGAATCTGCAACATTTGACCTAAGTCGAAGAATTTGCAACACTTCAACTTTTGATGTtttacaacaatcacttttttcgtttgtgatgtccagtaacaGCTGACAAAAAGTGATAAGGTACATCAGTGACACCTTAAGGGACCTGGAGTTTAAATTGAAATCAAAAGATCATAGATCTATTACAATCATCTGCCAATATATTCAATAAAGAGATATTGCATAAAGTCAGAGTCTATGGTGATAAACCTAACTTTTGGAAGAAACCTTATGTTTAAAGAATATTTTCCCAAAAAAGTCCTGTtaataattattgaaaaaaaatgtgtatttctgATAGTAACTGGTCATCATGATATCCAGTGTAATTGGTCAATACCAATTATAGCTTATTATTAAATTCATGATAAAAAAATCGGTGAAATTAGCTGTAGATTTCAAATACTTTGTTTTTCAGGATCACTCATTTATTGGTAAtggggattcatttattttatggTTACAAATTCTTGTCAAGTgacaaattatattttcattgacacttaatttcatggttttgtcaaagttAACGTACATTGAGATTTATTTACTTCAATgaataattaattcattttttatgttcatgtacatgtataccaaaGAAATTCACAAAATATTTGTCACATTGAACATGATGAATATTAATGACTCCATTAATCACCAGTAAAAATTTTCAACACTGTCAAATATCACAATATAAGCATAATATATAGAAATGTAATAAGGACATACAAAAGTTAAATTAAATATGAAGACAGTTGTCATACTTATTTCAGGGAGGATATGGTGCACCTCCACCTCAACAAGGACCAGGTTCTCCTCCATCTTACTCACAGGCCCCACCACCTAACAGAGGACAAATATATGGTCAACCACCACCTCAACAGCAGTATGGACAACCACCACCTCAACAACAGTATGGACAACCCCCACCCCAGGGCTACCAGCCACAAGGTTACCAACAACCACCTGCATCCTATGGTCAGCCAGGTGGCTACCAGCAGGGTGCCTATGGTGGAGGAGCACCACCACAAGGAGGAGGATATGGACCTCCAGGGGGATACGGAGCACCGGCTCCACCACCAGGTGTTAGTCAAGAGTTATGGAATTGGTTTCAGGTATAAAACATTATGAATAGTATGAAACAAGTACTTTACACATTACACATAATAGTGTGTACTTTGTTGATACTATTACCATGACAGGTACTTTAATACACATTATCGCACACAACGGGTAAATTATGATGTTGCAAACCAATTAAGAACCTGCATGAAGAatcatagaaatttaaattaTCTAAGATCATCCTGTGaacaaagtgttttttttaattaataaaagttGTCCTAGAAAATTACTTATCTTGACAATAAATAcagattttgaataaaatgaattTGACAAAATAATATGCATCTTAGCATTACAATTAAGAAATACATGTTGTACAAACAAGCATTAAAAATGTTCTGTTATATATCAATTGATTGTCTTTTCATTAATCTTCAAATAAAGATCAATATTCTAATCGCAAAACAATTAATGGATTACGAAAGCTTCAAGCTGtctttacatgtatatagatattgTTTGCCATATTTTTCAGGCTGTTGACCAGGATCACTCTGGTAAGATTTCTGCCAACGAGTTACAACTTGCATTACTAAATGGCAATTTTTCACCATTTAATCCAGAAACTTGTCGTCTAATGATTGGGATGTTTGACACTAACAAGTAAGCTATTCTTATTTCAGGCAGTTGATCAAGATCGTTCGGGTAAAATTACGGCCATTGAACTACGGCAAGCCTTAATGAACGGGAATAGTACACCTTTTAATGAAGAAACTTGCCGTCTAATGGTTGGGATGTTTGATAAGAGCAAGTAAGAGACACCATTCTTGTTGTACATTGTAATATGTTCTAGCATGCTGTAGTTGTTTGTATTGTTGGCCCCTAGATTGTAAAATATCAATAGttgttcaaagttttgtaaattgaGTTTATGCtttaatatgtaaatatataaacgTAGTCTAATTAAGGGTGGAAGGAAACTAAATCACATTAAAGCTTATGtattatcattttacttttcatttttggAAAGAAAATACCTAAGAAATAAGTATAAGGATACATCCTTCCCTTTTGAGCACAATTACAATTACTGAAAGTATTATATTTGAGGACACAAATTTTAAAGTCCCCCCcacaaaaatgtttgaatttgtttCATTCATTCATCCAGTTACATTTGGTATGGAAATCAAATTTTTTACTGGGTcttatttacaaatgtagtaGAGGTGAATTTGATGGAAACTCTTACTCAATTATTGATAACACATTCCCATTATAAGCATACAATAAAGCTACTTAAGTTTCATATATACATCTGATCTCATCCAACATTCATAGCACACTAATCTTTAACCAGAATATACAGTGCTACAGTGTGCTCACACTTTAGGCTGTATTTACTAATTAGTtttatacacaaaacacaaataagCATAACATTAGTGTCAAAACAAAAGTCTCCAAGGTGGGAAATTCTTAATCTTGGGAAATATCTAGAGGAAAAGTGATTTACAACTAATTTTTTAAGACAATTTATCAGACTTTTGCAATTAATATGTTTGAATAATTGAACAAAAAgttcaaaacattcaaagaaagGCGATCATAAATAAATAGATTCACTAAAACATGTCAAGGGGTTTTGGTTCTGTATCTTTAACAAGAAATTTTTTTTGACAATAACTTGTGCAATTTCACTTTTCAAAACAACAATTAATGATGCAAAAGAAGGGGAAGAAACATTTGTTTAAGATCCCATCAGTATTTTCAGAGTTGACATCTATCGTACCAGGCTTTATTTGATACACTAAACCTATATATTGCTTGCTTTTTACATATTGAATTTTTTGCATAGTTTATGAAAAgtctcaaaataaaaaaactgcATCTTCATGCaatctttttcaatattcattcatTTAGATCTGGCAATTACCAAATATATGGCAGCTGAAAGCCATTTCTAGGTGCCAGATGTTCTCACTGTGTAGGAGAACTCTAGTCGTgttgtgtctctttgacacattccccatttcgatTCTCATTTTATGTTCTTTACAATGAGTCACATGTCAGAATATAagaattttttgtttcaatttttcagcAACTGCAAGTAAGAGCTTCTTATTTTTTTGGATATTACCCCCTTGATTGATGAGCtatg contains:
- the LOC139487540 gene encoding programmed cell death protein 6-like isoform X1, which codes for MKMSWGGPPQQQYGGYGAPPPQQGPGSPPSYSQAPPPNRGQIYGQPPPQQQYGQPPPQQQYGQPPPQGYQPQGYQQPPASYGQPGGYQQGAYGGGAPPQGGGYGPPGGYGAPAPPPGVSQELWNWFQAVDQDRSGKITAIELRQALMNGNSTPFNEETCRLMVGMFDKSKDGTIDIHEFAALWKYVQDWKGCFERFDTDRSGNIDAQELGNAFRTFGYNLSPQFSDSVIRVFDRRGMRTINFDDFIQACVMLKTLTDKFRVKDTQQRGVINIGYEEFLEMVLDNTIMAVK
- the LOC139487540 gene encoding programmed cell death protein 6-like isoform X2; translation: MKMSWGGPPQQQYGGYGAPPPQQGPGSPPSYSQAPPPNRGQIYGQPPPQQQYGQPPPQQQYGQPPPQGYQPQGYQQPPASYGQPGGYQQGAYGGGAPPQGGGYGPPGGYGAPAPPPGVSQELWNWFQAVDQDHSGKISANELQLALLNGNFSPFNPETCRLMIGMFDTNKDGTIDIHEFAALWKYVQDWKGCFERFDTDRSGNIDAQELGNAFRTFGYNLSPQFSDSVIRVFDRRGMRTINFDDFIQACVMLKTLTDKFRVKDTQQRGVINIGYEEFLEMVLDNTIMAVK